Within the Deltaproteobacteria bacterium genome, the region CGACATGAGTTCCGCGCCGGACTCGGTGACGATCGAGGTTGTTGATGAGACGGACGACGACACCGACGACGATGTCGACGACGACTCCGACGATGACTCGGACGACGACTCGGACGACGACGACGATGACGACGATTGGATTCCGGACGACGACGAAGACGATGACGGGGACGATGACTCGCCCTTCGACTGCCGGTCGCTCATGTCGATGCTCTACGATGTGTGCGACGCGTTTCTGACCGATTACGAGACACGCTTCGACGCCGAAAACGCTTGCGATGAAGAGACCGAACCGTGGGATTGCGCGGTCGAGTGCCGCGCGAACAACAGCGAGTGCGACGGGCTCTTCGAGTGTCTCGAGGATGAGTGCGACGTCGACGTCTCGCGAAACAAGATCGAAGAAGATACCGACGGCGGCGATATTTCGGGCGGATGCAGCGCGTTTTAGGGGCGGCTCAAGCGACCGCGCGACGCTCCGACCACCACCACGCATAGAGACCCGCGGCCAGGACGGGGAGGGCGAAGATCACGAGTTCGCCCTCGCCGGCAACCCCGAACAGCCCCGTCGCGACCGTGAGAAACACGATGCCGAGGGCGATCACGTCGAGTCGGGCGAACCAAGCCCCCGTCGGCGAGGAGTGCGCCGCGCGGTAGTCGGGCGAGGGATTGCGTGCGACGGACAGGAAATAGGGCAGCATCACGGCGACCGCGAGCATGACGAAATGCGACACACGGTTGAGTTTGATGAGATGCTGACCATCCAGGGCCTTCTGAGAAAAGTGAATCCCGCCGTGATCGAGCACCACGCGGCGAATTTCGTGAAATCCGAAATGCACGGGAAACGGAATCAGTCCGAGCAGCGCCCACGCGCGGTTTTTCAGCCGCGCCGACGTGAACAGCAGCCACGGCGTCAAAAAGTCGAACCCGACCGAGAACCACTCTGTGATGCCGCGCTCCACGTCGCGCAACGCGGGTGACGCCTTCATTCCGCGCGGAGGGGACCAATGCCACCAGTCCATGCGTCCGGCGGCCGTCTCCATGAGCAGCGCGAAACCCATCATCATCGAGCAGGAAAACAGGAGCTGGACGAGCAGATTGTCCTCGTGCGGCTTTCGTCCGGCGAGAAGACGTTCGGCGATGCTCCAGGAGATGTACACCGCGATGCACCAGCCCATGGCTTCGACCACGCCGGTACGTCCCACGGTCATGACGGACATTTCAAATCGGTACGGGGGTTTGCCGTTCGTGATCCAATAGACGAGGTTTCCGCGCAGAAGACCGAACCCGATCAACGATGCGAAGAACGCGATCGCCGTCCGTGTTCCGCGCATCTTCGCGCAGTGAAAGACGATGCAGACGAACGCGATGCTCGCGGGGATCGCGAGGACGAGAAAACTGGCCGACATGATGTTTCCCTGAAGTTCGTGGAAGGACTTTAACGGGGCTTCACGAACGCGTGCAAGGGGCGTGCGGCGGGGTATGGGCCGGAACCGATCAACGAATGGCCCCAAGGAGCGCGTGAGTTCAACGGGAGGCAACCATTGTCACGTTTCGCGTCCCTTGGGGCCATTCGCCGAGCCATCGGCGTCTTCAGTCATCTCTCGATTTGAAGGGAAGCAAGGCTCGTGCCGGACGAATCCCAATGTCCGTCGACAGAATTTGAGCGTCATTTCGCGCCGTTCGCCGGCCATCGCTCGTGTGCGACACGCGTCGGCGCCGTGAAAATCCGTAACGCTCCTCAGGATTCTGATTCGTCGTCAATGCGACTTTCCGTGACGACACGATACGCATCCTTTCGCGGGATCCCGCAAAGGATCGCCGCCGCGTCGGCCAGATCGCGGTCGGAAAGTTGCGTACGTTCACGAAGCTTACGGAGTTTTTCCGCCAGGTCGGCGTCGGTCGCGCGCTCGCGGCGCGGCGTTTCGACGTGAACCACCAATGCGATCTCGCCCGGCACGTCGCGCGACGCGTACTCGGTCGCCAAGTCTGACGCACGGGCACGCCGAGCCTCTTCGTGAAGCTTCGTCAATTCGCGCGCCACGCACGCCACGGGATCTGCGAGATGCTCACGCAGGTGCTCGAGTGTTCTGACGAGTCGGTTCGCGGATTCGTAGAGGACAAACGTTCCGCCCGTCGCCATGCGACGCCAGATTTCGGAACGTTTGACCCCTTCGCGTGGAATGAACCCGAGAAACGTGAACTCGTCGCTGGGCAGACCCGACACGGCGAGTGCACTGACGGCGGCACAAGCGCCGGGGACGACGCGGACCTCGACGCCCGCTCGGTGCGCGGCATCGACGATGCGATATCCCGGGTCGGAAATGGCGGGATGCCCCGCGCTTGAGATGAGGCCGATCGTCCGTCCGGCGAGACATCGCTCGATCAACGATTCGGCGCGGTCTATTTCGTTTCCCTCGAAGTACGAAATCATCGGTTTGCGGATTCCGAACGACGCGAGAAATCGCCCGCTGTGACGCGTGTCCTCGGCGGCGATCAGATCGCATTCGCCGAGTACTTCGACGGCGCGCGGGGGCAGGTCGCCTCGGTTGCCGATGGGCGTCGCGACCAGCCAGAGCCGACCCACGTTGGCGGTCACGAATCGTGCGGTTTGTCGGCGTCGGGAAATTGGACGCCGGGGGAGACGGGCGGTTTCTCGGAAACGCGTCGGTACCGTCGGTAGAGACTGAATACCACGAATCCGAGCCCGATCGGGACGAGGATCTTCGGAATCGGGCCGGGAATCACCAAGCCCGCAATCCCAAGGAACGCGGCGACGTAAAGGGCGAGGTATTCGAGGTTGTTGCGGCCGGAGTCCGCGGGGGGCCGCGGGCCGGTCATGAACATGAGATTCATGAGCGTCTGCTGGTAACGGCGAAACTGGCGACGCGATTCGACGCTGAAGTCGTCCTTCGCGTCCACAAGCGGGCTGTAGCGACGCAGTCCTTCACGCAGCAAACCGCCGCGCGTGATGTGATTGAAATAGTCCCGGTGGCCGTCGTCGGCTTCCGGAGCGGCGAGAACCCGCGCC harbors:
- the rsmI gene encoding 16S rRNA (cytidine(1402)-2'-O)-methyltransferase, producing MTANVGRLWLVATPIGNRGDLPPRAVEVLGECDLIAAEDTRHSGRFLASFGIRKPMISYFEGNEIDRAESLIERCLAGRTIGLISSAGHPAISDPGYRIVDAAHRAGVEVRVVPGACAAVSALAVSGLPSDEFTFLGFIPREGVKRSEIWRRMATGGTFVLYESANRLVRTLEHLREHLADPVACVARELTKLHEEARRARASDLATEYASRDVPGEIALVVHVETPRRERATDADLAEKLRKLRERTQLSDRDLADAAAILCGIPRKDAYRVVTESRIDDESES